The genomic region AGAGAGCACCCTCCTTGGTTTAGGTACACCATCCCGTTATAGACACACAACCTCCCAAGTCATCGCAATGCATTCTCCTAAAAATAACGGTCTTCTCTTTCTATGCAGCATGTAACTGAGACATGTACCACTTCAAACAACTCCAGTTACTTTTGTTTTAAAGTTGAATGTATCTTTCATTGGGGCTTGCTAATTTGGAGAACAAGCTGCCTCACCGCAACTGTGAGAGAGTTATTGCGTTGGAGGTGTATTGGTTTACTTAGCAGTTTTATTTTTGCAGCATTTTAAAATATTGATGGTCTTGCGTTAGCGAAGCATTCCGCACAGCCGTTTAGGAATGCAAATGTGGTTCAACTCATCTCAGCTGGTTATGCAATTTTATATTAGGAGCGATGCCTCTTTTCTGTCAACCTTGCATGTTGAGGAGAAATCGGTTCGGGAGATGTGTTGAGCTCCTTCCCCTTgagcacatagacacacagacacactctcacaGCTACAGGGTGCTATGAATATCAATGCAGAAGTATGATTCCTATTATTATTGTAGCCTCCAAGATTTTCAATTCCTCGTAAAACTTGGATTGGCATGTTTTGTGTATTCCCAATAGCAGTCAGCTCAGTGCATGCGTAGGAGCTTGGCAGACACAGGACTCATTCCAGAGTGCAAAAGGAGCTCAGAGTGAGCTTTAGAGACCACGGTCCCTCTCTGCCATatggtctctctctgtttctacgtCTCTGCGGCCCTGGAGAAAAGCAGGCCCGTGCTAACACCTCTCTTTTTTGATGTTTTTCTTCCAGGGGACTGTGGGTGCAGGTGAGGACAAGGGCAAGTCCTTCATCCGTCAACGTCAGAAGTGTCCCGGTGCCGCCCACCCTCAGGTCACCTCAACCACGACGGCGGCCAAACAAATAGGCATCTCTCGACCCAGCGTCCCTCAGACTGCCTGCCTTCACCAAGCAAATATTTGTGGCCATTATCTCATTTCCCAGGTTTAACCTTCAGTGAAAAGATCAATGGAAAAGGAGTGATcgctcagagagagacagacagagaacaagaAAGTAAGGGGGAGGGTGAAAAATAGTAACCTTTTCAAAGTGAACTCTGCCTGCTATTTCTGCTGCGCTGTGGGCAGGAGAACGTCCCATTTGGGAGTGCTGTTGACCAGTGGCAACAGGATTTCCCTGCACCCTGCCCATTTATCCAAATTCCTGTGTAAATACTGGATAGAGATATCAATTTGTCTGGGCTCCAATTGTGCCCAGAAAGAGACTATAAGCTATCTATAGAAAGCTCCACAACAAACTTGGCCTCTGTGGTCACAGAATTGCCACCTAGTTATTTCCTCAGTAGAGAGATCCAGGAACTGTGAGTGAGAATGGGAGCTGCTATGCTTTAGTTCTAAAGCAGAAAGCTTACTGAAAAGCTCACACCAGACTAGAACTTGAAAGGTACAACAATAGATCCAGGGGGAACACCTTTGGCAACTAGCAGCAGGAGAAGGCAGCCATTTTGGGGCTgatgttttgatgtctttacccAGAAAGGTGGAGCACCATGAAGCCGTTAACACCCATAGGATCCCCCTCACCTCTGAGGCTCCTCAACAAGGGCCCGGACTACCTCCGTAGGCAGATGGAAGGTGGGGGCCAGGGCCGTTCCATCAGCGCTGTAGAGAGACTCGAGGCAGACAAGGCCAAGTATGTTAAGAGCCAGCAGGTCATTAACACCAAACAGGAGCCCGTCCTGGTGCCCtgcacaccacctcctccacaccgTCGTCCCCACACCGTGCCTGGGTGCCTCACACCACGACTGCCACCCCGCCGATCCTCTGCTCCTTTCCCCACCCTGACCGCCCCCCTCACCGTACGAGATGAGAATGAAAATGATGACTCGAGGAAGGAGAATCGGAGGACGTCGGTGGATGTGGAAGCACGGAACAGGAGTAACGCCAACGAGGTGACCCCACCCAGCCCCAGGAACCCCTGGACTCCACCCTCCATACCCCTGGTAGCCCCTCACAGTGCCCCCATCCTGAGGAGGAGCACCGGTAAGCGCATGCTGCGTCCTGACTCCCTGGTCATCTACCGGCAGAAGAAAGAGTGTAAAATCCTGCCGAGTGGTGGCATCGTATTGGGGAACTCCAACCTGGAGATAAAGGGGTACAACTTTGTCCGCCGCCTCTTCCAGGGCTCCATGCGGGAGAAGAGTGGCGGGGGCGAGGGGGGCACCCAGAAGATGGTGATCAGCGAGGAGAAAGCTTTGTCGCGGGATGGTGACTCACGCATGTCTTGGACCAATGACAAGGACACCGTGGACGGGGGACAGGTAGGGCCAGGTAGCCGGAGATCCAGTAAGACAGACCACGAGCGCTCACCACTTCCCAGCCCTGGCTTCAGCTGTACACCGGAGCGGACTAAGAATGGTGTTAGCTGTGTTAGCAATGGCACTACCAATGGTACCAGAAACGGCAATGGCATCACCAAGGGCAATGACGTAAGTGACCACACTGACAACGAGGCGGACATCTGGAAGCGGGTGCCCTCGCGGTGGCGTTCAGGACTACAACGCTCCAAGTCAGATCTGCTTCTGCGATGCTCAGTGGCGTTGTCTGACCAGGAGCATTTCTTTGACTACTGCGGGCTGGACCTGGACATGGTGGACCGGCTGGGGCCTGAGAACTTCCTGGGTGGGATCAGCGACGTAGACACGCTCTCATTGGTGCTGAGGAGCATAGGGGGAGGGGGCGGTGGCTCGGAGCCCAGCGAGTTCTCCCGCCACTCAGGAGAGGCGGGGCTTTTCCAGGAGGAGGTGGCCGAGAAGCTGACCACGGGGGTGTCAATCATCGAGAGGAATGCCCGTGTCATCAAGTGGCTCTACAGCTGCAAGAATGCAGCACAGGAGGGGCCCAAAGAGTCCACTGTTTAAACACCACTTCTCTAAAAGAAGACATGTTCCCCTATGACTGAAGGACAGAGACTTTGTTATTGTACTGTAATCCTTTGTCTTCTCCCAGGTTGATATGCTGTATTTATATGTCCTATGGGAAGTGTGAGAGGTGTGGATGGCCTACACCTTATTTTCAAGTGGAATCATTTACCGCTGCATATGttttgtcagtgagtgtgtgattgtgttggATATGGCTGTCCCACCCACTCTCTATCCTAACCAATAGGTATTGTCGGATCTATAGTGACTGACAGCCTCCCCTAAGCTCCGCTCTGACTCTACAACCAACAATAAGGCGCATCAGTGAGAAAACAACAGGCACAGATGAGGCTGTATTTAGTGCCGCGGACGCGCAACAGCACAACACTACACTCTTCTCTCGAACATATCAATAATTTAGAATGGAAAACCACAGAGGGGTTTTTTTCTGAACTGGAGTGAACCGTGAGTACCTCATTCCGAACTGTGCCAGTTTAGGTTGTGTGTAGCTTTTATTTTCTTTCTTCTTAAAACGCAGGCGTTGGAACAGGCACGCGAGGGACCCCTGTGGGGTTGTTAATGCACTGAACTGGACgagaagtgtgagagagagaggcaacgagtgagagagagaaagagaaacagcgTTGACTTTTTAGAGAGAATCCTCACCTATTTAAACACTGAGCATAATACTTTAGAGGCAGTAATACCAGGACAGTAGTATTTGACAAGGAGGGACGCAGGGTTGGTTATTTTGATCCTACAGCACCTCTGAACCTTACCCCAAGGAGAGGTAACTCTGACACAGCAGCTACTGACCACTGATACGTTAGTTGTGATACAATTGTTATTGATTTTGACAGCTACCACTATGTAATTGGCTGGCAGCAAACTCTGCATTGCCTTTACCCCTGTTGCTACTGTGTAAGCTACCTTGTTGCCATTGCAGGTAGAAATTAAAGTGTGATATGTTCTTTTACTGGATAACTGGTCAATTCCTTGTGGAATAAAGTTACTTTTTTACTTCGCTTCCACAAAATATTCACTTCAAGGGCATTTTAAATTCCTCACCAAACAAAGATCATTTTGTTTCTATTTTCATGTAACAGATTTCACCTTAGTAGGTGTTCAAAGTGTAAGGGACCATGAGCTATCAGGTTGGCAAATATTTGAGAGTGACACCTTCACAGAGCTTACAGAGTCCCCCAGACTCCCTCGAGGGTGGGGGTTGGGGTTCATCTCCCCCTGGGGCCAATGGTCATCTGGCTCTCCCCCACCGGAGACCCCAGGCCTGAGGGAGGATGGTAAAGGGGGGTAagaactccctctctccccctctacctctaatAGCCATAGATCCTACCTCACTTCATCAATCTGTCATTGATGCCCCTTTTATCTAAATGAAAACGTCATTTTGATCAGAGTTCTCCCAGGGATACCCCTGAAAAATGAACTGCAGGTCCACAGGTGGTATGTACGGGTTAGAATGTGAcccggagagacagagagaggcattGGGTGGAGTAATATTGGACCTGAGGAAGGTCACATGATGGGCTATGTAATAAATCGACAACCAATCCCCTTTTAAAGCCATAGCATTTTCTCTCTGTATGTAGCATGTCGCCCAAACCAACTGGACCACCCCTTTAAACTGGATTTGCGTTGGAAACTCCTCTGAGAAAACTGTTCTCTTGCATGTTTACAAAACGGCTCTGTACATTTTTTGATCTGTTCTATTTTCCATATGTGAGAGGTTCCGTTTTTATTCCAAAGAGAAATGTGTATGATGTTGTACACAGAACATTTTAAGAATAAAGTAATATttgtgcaacaaaaatgtttcattttttattgttttttggCTCCATTAAGCAGCACACATTCTGTCTCACAGAAACAGTACATGATGACTCTTTAACATTGCATAAGTGCAGTCTTAATTCTTACAAACGTAGCTAACCATTTCATGGGTACAGGCAACCTGTTGTTTACAGTAGGCTAACAACTACTTTTGAGAAGAAAGAAACCCTCTGTAAATAGTTGTTTTAGGAATGTCTGATGGAAAAGagtgagtgagtcagtgtttTGATGTTGTCTGGCCTTTGACAGACATCTCATTTTTCACATTAGCTCGAGAGGCTGCCTGTGGTAATCATTTTAGCATCCTGAGCATATAGAACCCTGAGGGAGTTGCAACAGGTCCTGTTTACAGACAACACAAAGGAGACTGTGGCCTGATGCTATGTCTGGGTGGTCAGGTTGAGATGTCCATGGACAACTGCTTCCTTTCCtccgtttctgtctctctcactctctctctctctttcttctctctctctgcctgtatacctatctctttctctctccctctctctaattatctctctctctacctttcttccccctctctctgtctttctgtctttgcCTGGCTCTCTCCTCCAAACTGTCTCTTTCCTCCAAACCCTTCTCccatccaacacacacaaactctctctctctctctctctctctctctctctctctctctctctctctctctctctctctctctctctctctctctctcatgagaaCAATAGGTatcctgcctgtgtgtgtcagtcagggCTGACTACAGATCCTGCTGTTACATCCTGTTATTGGTTCGTAGGACCAGGTTTTTAACACATGTTCACGTTTTCGGTTGCTCCTCTCCTTTCATAGATAAACAAACCAAACACTTGGTTTCAGTCCGTTTGAATTTGATGATATCAAGTTATATTGATGGAAAGACACTGCCACAAAATGTTGCTTTTCCAAATGTGCAATACTACAAATGAAAGGTTTCTACCTGTTAGACATCAAAGGGTTTCTAAAAAATGTGGCTGGCCTGTGGAAAGTAGGCGATAACCTGGCAGGGATCTACCATCCACGGCTTTGATGCTGATGTGAGTGTTTCCTAACGTTAAACGTCAGGGGGCCTTGCAGAGAACCAGACCAGACCTCCATGTGTTTACCCAGCACCACCAAATCCTTTCTGTTAGCTGCCCTCATTTTTTTCTTTGAGGACTGCTCCAgaggtagcctggtcccagatctgtttgtgctgtcttgccaacttctTTGGTCATTGTCACGCCAATGACCATAGGAATTGGGAAGATGACAcaagcagatctgggaccaggctagatcaGAAATCCCTTTTGCCTCGAAATGGGAGACCTCTAAAAATGTAGTCTCCAGCACCATGTCTCTATCTATCTGCAGAAGTCCTGCTGAGactgaggctgtcctaatatggacaccgtatcaatcaatcaatcaaatgtatttataaagccctttttacatcagctgatgtcacaaaatgCTATACAGAAaagcagcctaaaaccccaaacagcttgcaatgcagatgtagaagcacggtagctaggaaaaactccctagaaatgcaggaacctagagaggaaccaggctctaaagggtggccagtcctcttctggctgtgccgggtggagattataacagaacttgGCCAAGAGGtccaaatgttcatagatgaccagcacggtcagataataataatcacagtggttgtaaagGGTGCAACAgctcagcacctcaggagtaaatgtcagttggctttttatagctgatcattcagagttcgagacagcaggtgtggtagagagagcgagtcgaaaacagcaggtcagggacaaggtagcacgcccgatgaacaggtcagggttccatagccgcaggcagaacagttgaaactggagcagtagcacgaccaggtggactggggacagcaaggagtcatcaggccaggtcgtcctgtggcatggtcctagggctcaggtcctccgggaagggagggagagggagagaattaaagggagcatacttaaattcacacaggacaccggataacacaggagaattacaccagagataacagacagacactagcccccaacacataaactatcGCAGCacagatactggaggctgagacaggaggggttaggagacactgtggccccgtccgacgatacccccccccggacagggccaactaGGCAGGATGTAACCCCActctgccaaagcacagcccccacaccactagagggatatccaCAAACCACCAatctactaccctgagacaaggctacgtatagcccatgaagatctcccccacggcacgaacccgaggggggCGCCAAGGCATTGTCACAAGTTGCTCAGGCAGGTTTACACCGTACAGTATTCCCCCTCAAAAagacatactgtatgttactgcTGCCGATATTATTAGTGTGTGTTCTTGCACTGTTGGATAGCGATTCGTGCTCTGTTTTCCCTCCCTGCACTCTGAATAGAAATGTGTGTCAGGGTTAGCAAGGGTTGTGAAGTGTGTCAAATTTGGCCTAGTTCTTCTGAGCCAGCAGCTCCAGCGTGCTGCAACCGTCCAGCACGCTGGAGTGAAGCCCGATCCATGACTCATAGAGGGATATAGGGAAAGAGGGATgaacacatgcgcgcacacacacacacttaaaccagagcatacaaacaaacacacacacatgcacacacacacacacacacacacacacacacacacacac from Oncorhynchus masou masou isolate Uvic2021 chromosome 29, UVic_Omas_1.1, whole genome shotgun sequence harbors:
- the LOC135520124 gene encoding protein FAM110C-like, whose amino-acid sequence is MKPLTPIGSPSPLRLLNKGPDYLRRQMEGGGQGRSISAVERLEADKAKYVKSQQVINTKQEPVLVPCTPPPPHRRPHTVPGCLTPRLPPRRSSAPFPTLTAPLTVRDENENDDSRKENRRTSVDVEARNRSNANEVTPPSPRNPWTPPSIPLVAPHSAPILRRSTGKRMLRPDSLVIYRQKKECKILPSGGIVLGNSNLEIKGYNFVRRLFQGSMREKSGGGEGGTQKMVISEEKALSRDGDSRMSWTNDKDTVDGGQVGPGSRRSSKTDHERSPLPSPGFSCTPERTKNGVSCVSNGTTNGTRNGNGITKGNDVSDHTDNEADIWKRVPSRWRSGLQRSKSDLLLRCSVALSDQEHFFDYCGLDLDMVDRLGPENFLGGISDVDTLSLVLRSIGGGGGGSEPSEFSRHSGEAGLFQEEVAEKLTTGVSIIERNARVIKWLYSCKNAAQEGPKESTV